ACTACTTCGAGCCCCCGAGTTCTCCTGCTGGCAAGACGAGAACTCCTTGAATCCCCGCAGCTTCCTCAGCCCGTTCTGGATAGGATCACTGGCCCCTCTCGCTCCTGCTCCCCTTCCTTAGCTTCCTTGATTACCCTGTGGCCCTCCCTCCAGAGACCATCGATTTATGTGATGAAACGGGGACAATGAAGTTGTTTTTTCTGATGAAGACTCCTGGagactatgccagcaaattcctTACAGCTCGAAACACCTACTACGTTTGTAAGGTGGAGCGTGGGGCACCAGGTAGAGACTTGGAAGCATTCCCCAGAGATAAAGCAAGGCCCCAAAGCTGGACCATGAATCTGACCCTTCAAATAGGGCCCCTTGGACCAGATCCAAATTGACTGTCTCTAGTCAAGCCTAGGAGCATTGCTTCTGTGACAGTGGTTAAGTTAGCACATTCtgtgcccccaacccccaccccgacCTGGCTGAGGGATGGACCCGAGGGGAGGAAATAAGTTACACCAGCCCAAGGTAATATTGAGTATTAGGGTCCTGAAATTTGGGGCTTTGGAAGGGAGAGGCTGGGTGATGGGGCTGGGTGTATTGCACTACTGTATTCACAGGAACTAGAGTTGAGAGTGCCTACAAAGCATTTGTTCCCCTCCTGAAGAACCCAGAACCCGAGCTTATTGGTAAGCAGCAGGATGGAGGAAGGAGGAACGTGGAGGGTACTGGACTCAGCTGGGTGATGGAGAATATGGGCTGGGGATGGTATAGTCTGTCAGGTAGAATCACAGGATCCTAGGTAAAGGGGTCTAGAGTCTAGGTCCACTtcaggagtgtgtgtgtctcactcaCTCCTCGCCATTTCTCAGCCATCTTCTCAGTACATCTCCCTATCCCCACCACCTCATTCCCATCTTTCCCTTCATCTTCTGCTTTTGGAATCTTGGTGTCCCGATTCCCACTGAAAAGAGTAAAGCTTAGGCACCTTTGCGTTGCTTCTCAGCCTAGCTTTAGGCCCGGTTACTCCAAGTGATCCTGTGAATGATGGAAGGGCCGGGATGGGTAGGGAAGGTCTCTAGTActcagaggtgtgtgtgtgtctggcggggggggggggtgactTTCTCTGGTTCCTAGATGCCTTGCGTACACAATGTGACCTCCTGGAGAGGAGTCGAGTGAAAATGCTTAGAATCCAAGAAGCCAAGAAAGTCATTCCAATTGAATCCTCTGTGAACCTCACAGTAAGCCTTACCAAACATGGTCTGTCCCAGCAGCCTCCTTTCCCCACCTGTCTACtgaaggctcctctgccccagcTCTCTGGGGTGAATTTCCTTCCCAAATCCAACATTCATGCCCAAGACCTGCCTCTCACCTCTTCGGTCCTCCCTTTGGCCCTAGTCTGTAGAAAACTTCTCTGCAGGGGCCTTTTTACTTACTGACCCTTTCCTTTTCCAGTCCAAATCATCAGGGCGATCAGATGATGAGGGGACCACTCGCAGGGCTCCCGTCTTGAAGACCAAAGCGGACTTTGTCAGTAGGAAGGATAAACATCGCTAATAAAATAAAGTGACCAAGTGAGAGCTGCAATGAAATCACTGGCATTTTAATGTGAGGTTCCTTTTTTCAAGAAAGACTTCTCATAATATCGAGACCAAGGCTTAAATCTGCCCCGGGCATTGTGGAGACTCTCAGGATCCATAGGAGCAGGAGAGGGCAGGGGCAAGCACATGGGTGGGGGGTGAAGAAAGGCAGCGAAGTGTAGTACAATAAGCCTTTGAGGGACAGAGTAGGGGGTGGGGTCTTTTCCAACCAGACAACCTTCCCTTGGGAGGCCTATCACAGCCCGCCTACTCCTGCTGGGGTTAGGTGATGGGATGGGCATCTTCCCTCCCCCACCGTACTCCACCAAGTCCCCGGCTGAaatccccctgcccccaaccagTCTGCCTCTGGGCAGTCCCTATCCCTGCTCCTTCCTTATCCGCAGGGGAACAGAGAGGCAGCAGAAACCAGAGCTGGTTATAGGCATTTattgaattaattcatttattgattTGACACACTTCCCCACTCCAATCTAGCACACGAAACAATCTGGGTAGGCCAGGCGCTGACACAGGAAATGATGGGAACCCACagcaggggcgggggaggggacaaTGCAAAGAGGACTGGGGGAGGGACTGCTTTGGGGGCTAGGGTGGAGAATGAGCCCCAGATGGCCTTCCCTAGCAGGTGCTAGTAAACCTGATCTACATTCTCCTCCATCCCTGCTCATTTCCCAGACCCTCAGCCAAGCTCcccagctcccccttccctgttccgcccctccccctgcctgccACCACACACTTCCCCATAACCCCTGCAGTCAGGCAAGGGGAAGAAGGGCAGGGACAGCTGTCTGGGGCCTGGAACAGGGAGGTCTCTGTGCCTAACTTTACCACCCTAAatccttccctcctcttctccccccTCCCATCCCCTTCCCAGGCCACAGACTCATTCCAGGCCCTCAACTGCACTGTCCCACCATAGCACTAACCTAAAGGGGGTCATGAGAGAGTGTGGCTGCACCCCAACACCACACACTCCCAGGCACAAGGTGACAGGATGAAGGCACCTGGCTTAGCTTTTCCTCAGGGAAACTCCAAGCTAATTCAGCGCAGACCATGTTCTAGACCTGGTCCTCATGGGAGCTCTTCCCCTTGCCCCCTGCTCTCTGCAGGCCTAAGATTCTCTCCCCTGTCTCCCCCGTGTTTCCAGAAATAATATCTGTagtgtttgcatcaggtgactatggcaaagccttccgaaaagaaaaaagcattctCCCCATCACTAACACCTTGCCACTGTTATATTTCTTTAAAGGTTTACAAAAAGCCTTTCTGTTATCTGTAGTCTTCCAAGAGTGATTTGGCTTGGTGAGCCACAGCCACTCCAGGCTTCATACCTTGGCCCTTCCAGATCCCTGTTACACCCCCAATCCCACACCACTGGCCCAAGGGGGCCACTGAATAAAAATCTCAAGCTCAATCCAGCCTGGACCAGCTCAGATAAGACTCTACAAAAAATCCTGCTCCCAAAGGCAGGGGTAAGGCCACTGGTGACTTCACATTTCCAACAGTATTGCCCGCCCATGCTACAAAATCTATGGGGTGGGAATGCGTGGTGGGGGGAGCTGAGGATGGCTCCCTAATTGGCACAGTGAGAATaaaccctctccccttcccctcccctctccctccccaccccccagctatATCTTTATAATTTTCTCAGTACCCAGGTTAGCAGACCCTACTCTAGCTCTAAAGCAGGGTCCCAAATTCCCTGGGAGGGGTCAAGGGTAAAGAGTGGATATGGGCACGCCTGGTTCTGTCTCTGAAGTAGGGAATGAAGCTTCCAGCCGTGGCTCAGGGATCTGTGGGAAGAAAAAACGGAGGACAAGGTCAGAGGCTCATCTGGGGGCATGACAACTTTCTATCAGCAAGAACCACAttaaggaaaacagaaacagcccctcccccacctctcctgTGCTTCCTCCTAGCGGTGAGCGCTGCTGAGGGGCCTTGGAGGTCCCATCTGGAAACTATGCCACTCTAATGGGACGTCCTCCCTCTAATTCCCTGGGACCTCCAGCTACCCCTTGTCCTCAATCTCCCCCTTGCTAGATCACAGGACTAGCTGGACACCTAGGAGCAAGAATAGGTTGTAAGATGCTGCCATGACTAAGATGGGCCATACCTGGCTCAAAATTGAAGTCCAGTCCTTCGTCCCCATCCATGAGGTCATTGATGATGTTATCCATGTCACACTCCAGGTTCTCCATGTATATGTCGAGATCAAGATCCTGAGGCATTCGGTCTTGGCTTGGAGCTTCAGTAGGAGGTGTGAGCACAGGACCCCCCAGGGGCTTGGGGACCGGAGCCCCCGCCATGACTGGAGGTGGTGCTGGTGCTATCATCGGGAGGGTGGGAACCAGACCGCTGGGGCCTGCAGCCTCTAGGGGTTTAGGACACAGGCCACCCCCCGTGCCTAGCTTACTGGAGGAAGGTATCCCCCCCAGCAGCAGAAGTGTTGGAGCCTGGGACAGAATGGGATCTACCTGGGTCATGAGGACATCGGCAGGAGGTGGTGGCGTATCAGAGGTGAGCAGAGCCTCCAAAGACTGGGAGCTTGAGAAGCACCCTTCTCCTGCTGACAGGGGCCCCTCTGCTGGGCTGAAGAGAGAGGTGCTGTAGGTGTGTAAGGGGCCCGGAACCCCAGGATGCTGCAAAGAGAAGCCAGAGAGGCTGCTCCGAGACAGCAGCGAGTGGGGAGATGTGAGATTGAGCCCATCTAACAGCTCCAGATCTTCTTTCAGGGTGGGAGGGACACCCCCTGCATAGCCACTGGCTGAGGCTGGCATTTCCTCTTCCGCCAGCACCTCAGGCTCCGGCTCCCTGGGGGAGGGCCGGGTGCTGACAGTGCTGGCATTCGAACTGCTTCGTGGACGGAAGGTGCTCCATGCATCGGCTTCCTCTCGGTTTCGAGAGCAAGGGCTGCCTGACCACTTGGCAAAGTGGCCAGCAGGGCTCCTTGGAGTGGCACCTTCACGTGGAGCTGGCAGCACAGCTGGTTTCTTCTTGGGGGTTTTGCTGCGGCCCCGAAGCAGCCTGCTGCTGCTATCCATGGAGGCTGCCCGGCGGCGGGGTGCCTTGCCGCTCTTGCCTCCCTCCGGATTCAGCATCCACCAGGAACTCTTGCCAGTAGCCTCGTTGTGAACCTTGATGAACTTGCTATGCAGGGATAGGTTGTGGCGGATCGAATTCTGGAGGGGGCAGAGGCAACAAGAAAGGGAGGTCAGTGGTCAGCAGTCCAGTCAAAAAGGACACTGGGGcgcggctgggggtgggggggcgatCCTGGAGATGCAAAGCTAGTCaaattagaggggaaaacagGCAACAGTTGGGGGGGGGAGGTAGCGGCAGGTGAGGAGACCACACACAATTCCCACCTGAagacaagcttcttggccagaccTCTCTGCACAGAGGGCAGGGAGACAACCAGAGCCAAGACCTATTCACAGGGCGCTGCACCCCCTTCCCCCTGAAAAGCTCACAGCCCTCTATCTGACCCAAGTCTCTGGGGGCTGCCTGGGGCTTGTAAGCATTGGAAAGACGCACTCCTAGTTCATCAAGAACTAGGCTCCAGTGGGAAAGAGCATTCCACAGCTCCACCCCTTTCCTTGAGTACAAGCTTGGGTGGAGTTTACAGGACAGTGGTACAGCAGCAGCCCAGGACAGACCCACCCTGTCCTGAGTCAGTCTTCCGAACAGGCTGAGGGGCTGGAACCTCAGCCTGGCTAGTGCTCCACTCCGCACAGGGCATTTGGGCCCTGGCACTCTACACGATTtgcagattcctttttttttttaaattccctccCCCGCCGCCCTCCTCAGATTCCTTGACACACACCTTCAACTACATTCAGGCCAGGCTTCTCCCTGTGCCTCAAATACACgaggcccctccctccctccctccttgtcCGGAGAAGGAGCTCCCCTCTCTCAATTCTACTAGCTTGTCAAGATCAATCTTCAGTCCTCTCGCTTTCCTAAAGTGGTTGCTTGGCTTCTGCAGCCAGATTTCTTGTTCAGTATTTTTCATCTGTTCCACACAAAATTTCCCCAAATCTATATTATGTTGTTTATAGTTTCAAGTAATTTGTATTATCAATAGTAAATGCCAGGACATGTTGTCCAGGTAGGCAGCCCTCCTGCAGTGGCCCCCTCAGAGTGCCAAGCTCCCAGTAAGTAATCAATATTTGTTGCCTGATTGACGGGTGGCCCTTGGGTGAAGAATGGTGAATCTCCCCTTGAAGCTCCGTCAGCTCTTGAGTGCCTGGGTACTAGAAGCTctgtttttccttcctccctcgcTGCTGATATTCTGCTAgagataagtttttttttttccccaggggcCCAGGAAGCTGAGATTGGCAGCTTCTTGAACCCCTAGAGCAGTTTATTTCTATTGGCTGCTCCAGGCTAGTTGCACCATCCCTTTGTATCCGCagggcctcccccaccccatcccccaccccggcaccaccacccccaccccacccccacccctcaggaacctctcttctctttcttacctCCTTTTCCCCACTTCTCGTCAGGAATTTCTGCATAGGAACTCTAAACTTAGGGGCATTTGACCTCCCACATGAAGCTCTTTAGTGTTTAGAAACTTGGGAAGAGCCCAGAGGCCTTGGAGCAACTAGGAGGCTGAGGCTATGGACAGTCAGAAATCACTTCATGTGTTTCAGCCAGATGCTCTAGATAAGGAGAGCCTTTGCCTGGGAAAATATTCTTAAGTGGCCTCTTGCTCCAGGGCTCTCTAGCGAAGAACTCCTTGTCTCCCTGGGACCCTGCAGTAACAGCACTCCAACTACTCTGGCCGCACTGTTTTGGGTTCCTTCAGGGAATCACACTTGTCCATCCAGCCTGAGCTTTTAGTAACTAAGAGCCACAGTTACTTCTGGCACTATGATTTctaccccctccccactccccccttCTTTTCCAACTTCTAACTCTGGGTCTACTGAGAAGGCTCAGTACCCATGAGTGCCATTTGCTCATCCCCTCTTCTTTAGCCCTTGGAACTACTACCTCCTACAGCCTCCTACTTGGAGAGGTTGGCTCCCTAGAAGCCTACCGTTTTTACCTCTTGGAAGGAGGGCATCTGCTGGTTGCTCCCCAAGCCACCTAAATTAAGCCTTCTTGTTCTAAGTGAGTGCCGCCCCCTGGTGGGGTGGTGGTAACCTTGGCatatcaccagggaagccagctcaGGCTTGGGGGTAGAGAGTGAGGGGGGAGAGCCTTGCAGGCTCCAGACTCAGCCTGATTTGGCTTTGCCATCATTCCATGTCAGCGTGGATTAGCAGACAGAGCATATAATTTATAGTTAGACCTGAGTTCAAGTCCTCATTCTATCGATTTTGGCAAGTTTCCCAACCATTCTATACCTTAGTTTCCTAATACATAACATGTGGAATCTCAGaactgctgtgaagattaaaatttttaactaCTTTGTAAACGAAGAAAACCCAATATAAGTGTAAATTCTAAGGAGGGACTACACTCCCACAGCATAACTAACAACTCATGATTATTTCTTCTACCCTGGAAAATGAacctaagggaaaagaaaaaacagctgtGCAGGCTGGGTCCAAGGAGGGGAGCTCTTTATGAGCTGCGACTGTGGCATGGCAGTCTACCCAGAAATAGTGCCAAGGGTCTCAGTCAGctgtcttgctttcttttctgcccAACCCCAAGGGGTACTGCGGACTCAATCCCTCGATCTCTTATACCTAGAAGACCCTCTGCTCACTTAGCCTTCCGTATTTCCTTGCACGCTGGTCTCACCACCTACTGGAGTACAAGGCGTCAGTAGGAGTTGAAGCTCCCTAACTTTGTGAGTCCCATATTTCTCAGGACAAGCTTTTGGAGCATC
This portion of the Capra hircus breed San Clemente chromosome X unlocalized genomic scaffold, ASM170441v1, whole genome shotgun sequence genome encodes:
- the CXHXorf65 gene encoding uncharacterized protein CXorf65 homolog gives rise to the protein MFIFIKHGDNQQFLANANCSVLLLLHYARRKVGLPKTETIDLCDETGTMKLFFLMKTPGDYASKFLTARNTYYVCKVERGAPGTRVESAYKAFVPLLKNPEPELIDALRTQCDLLERSRVKMLRIQEAKKVIPIESSVNLTSKSSGRSDDEGTTRRAPVLKTKADFVSRKDKHR
- the FOXO4 gene encoding forkhead box protein O4, translating into MDPVNENSAREAAAIVDLDPDFEPQSRPRSCTWPLPRPELAPEPSEPSEVESGLGEKVHPEGRSDGRTQPTLLPARLPDSAGGPQPGILGAVTGPRKGGSRRNAWGNQSYAELISQAIESAPEKRLTLAQIYEWMVRTVPYFKDKGDSNSSAGWKNSIRHNLSLHSKFIKVHNEATGKSSWWMLNPEGGKSGKAPRRRAASMDSSSRLLRGRSKTPKKKPAVLPAPREGATPRSPAGHFAKWSGSPCSRNREEADAWSTFRPRSSSNASTVSTRPSPREPEPEVLAEEEMPASASGYAGGVPPTLKEDLELLDGLNLTSPHSLLSRSSLSGFSLQHPGVPGPLHTYSTSLFSPAEGPLSAGEGCFSSSQSLEALLTSDTPPPPADVLMTQVDPILSQAPTLLLLGGIPSSSKLGTGGGLCPKPLEAAGPSGLVPTLPMIAPAPPPVMAGAPVPKPLGGPVLTPPTEAPSQDRMPQDLDLDIYMENLECDMDNIINDLMDGDEGLDFNFEPDP